The following are encoded in a window of Phytoactinopolyspora mesophila genomic DNA:
- a CDS encoding S66 peptidase family protein: MNLQPLTRPRRLTTGDRVVVVAPSGPVPKDRLDAGCDILRGWGLDVSIAPHVTDRHERFDYLAGADADRAADLQAAWCDPSVAAVVCARGGYGAQRMVDLLDWSAMAQAEPKALVGFSDITALHEAFANCLGVATLHAPMAAADSFIGDAGTAEHLRQTLFEPESVQTLTSEQAQVVTLGSLDGADARVLGVTVGGCISLLAAELATPTGRPNVAGGILMIEEVGEEAYRIDRYLTHMLRTGWLDGVAAVVLGSSRDCDPIEDLLADRFEHFGVPIISQFGFGHGAQTLTIPFGVAATLDAKTATLSLDVPALA, encoded by the coding sequence ATGAACCTGCAACCGTTGACCCGGCCACGCAGACTGACGACAGGCGATCGAGTGGTCGTCGTGGCGCCGAGCGGTCCGGTGCCGAAAGACCGGCTGGACGCTGGCTGCGATATTCTGCGCGGCTGGGGGCTTGATGTGAGCATCGCGCCTCACGTCACAGACCGCCACGAGCGCTTCGATTACCTAGCCGGCGCTGACGCCGACCGCGCCGCTGATCTGCAAGCGGCCTGGTGCGACCCTTCGGTGGCCGCGGTCGTCTGCGCTCGCGGCGGTTACGGTGCACAGCGTATGGTCGACCTCCTCGACTGGTCGGCGATGGCGCAGGCAGAGCCCAAGGCCTTAGTCGGATTCAGTGACATCACCGCTCTGCACGAAGCGTTCGCCAACTGCCTCGGGGTGGCCACGTTGCATGCGCCCATGGCGGCCGCAGATTCGTTCATCGGAGACGCCGGCACCGCGGAGCACTTGCGGCAAACTCTATTCGAGCCGGAGTCGGTGCAAACGCTCACCTCCGAGCAGGCCCAGGTCGTCACCCTGGGCAGTCTCGACGGCGCAGATGCCCGCGTCCTAGGCGTGACAGTAGGCGGCTGCATCAGCCTGCTGGCGGCTGAGCTGGCGACTCCTACCGGTCGTCCGAACGTCGCCGGCGGGATCCTCATGATCGAGGAGGTGGGCGAAGAGGCATATCGCATCGACCGCTACCTCACCCACATGCTGCGCACCGGTTGGCTGGACGGGGTAGCCGCCGTCGTGCTCGGTTCTTCCCGCGATTGCGACCCGATCGAAGACCTCTTGGCCGACCGCTTCGAGCATTTCGGCGTGCCGATCATCTCCCAGTTCGGATTCGGGCACGGCGCGCAGACGCTGACCATCCCGTTCGGTGTGGCCGCGACGCTCGACGCCAAGACCGCCACGCTGAGCTTGGACGTCCCAGCCCTCGCATGA
- the pyrH gene encoding UMP kinase, protein MSALTTGDGRAHGRRVLLKLSGEVFGGGKVGVDPDVVKQIAAQIASVVDEGVQVAIVVGGGNFFRGAELQNNGMDRARGDYMGMLGTVMNCLALQDFLEQRGVDTRVQTAITMGQVAEPYIPRRAARHLEKGRVVIFGAGAGMPYFTTDTVAAQRALEIGCDRLLMAKNGVDGVYEADPREDPKARKYLSITYREVMRRRLAVADPAAFSLCADNKLPIVVFGLGEDYGIARAIRGEPIGTVVASDVDTVFAGNAETGQVLDS, encoded by the coding sequence ATGTCAGCTTTGACGACGGGCGACGGCCGGGCGCACGGCAGGAGAGTACTGCTGAAGCTCTCGGGTGAGGTGTTCGGCGGCGGCAAGGTCGGCGTTGATCCCGACGTCGTCAAACAGATCGCCGCTCAGATCGCGAGCGTGGTCGATGAAGGTGTTCAGGTCGCCATCGTGGTTGGGGGCGGGAACTTCTTCCGCGGCGCCGAACTCCAGAACAACGGCATGGACCGGGCTCGTGGCGACTACATGGGCATGCTCGGAACCGTGATGAATTGCCTGGCCCTGCAGGACTTCCTCGAGCAACGCGGGGTTGATACCCGGGTCCAGACGGCCATCACCATGGGGCAGGTGGCCGAGCCGTACATCCCGCGCCGAGCTGCCCGGCACCTCGAGAAGGGGCGGGTGGTCATTTTCGGGGCGGGCGCCGGGATGCCGTACTTCACTACCGACACGGTGGCGGCTCAACGTGCGCTGGAGATCGGCTGCGACCGGTTGCTGATGGCGAAGAACGGCGTCGACGGGGTATATGAGGCCGATCCTCGCGAGGACCCGAAGGCCCGCAAGTACCTCAGCATCACCTACCGGGAAGTCATGCGGCGGCGGCTCGCGGTGGCCGATCCGGCCGCCTTCAGTCTTTGCGCGGACAACAAACTTCCTATCGTCGTCTTCGGGCTGGGGGAGGACTACGGCATCGCCCGCGCCATTCGCGGCGAACCCATCGGTACGGTCGTAGCCTCCGACGTGGATACTGTGTTTGCTGGCAATGCCGAAACGGGCCAGGTCCTCGACAGCTGA
- a CDS encoding GNAT family N-acetyltransferase, whose translation MSALSVHTARELRTLLARASGLLTALVGDGRTAAIGKGLARIREVTPRVPHAYLHFLAVDPGLQRRGLGRKVIVPGLRRAERAGLGVHLETTNTENLAFYQRLGFEVSESLRLSEGGPTLWAMWRAPRITGE comes from the coding sequence ATGAGTGCGCTATCGGTCCATACGGCACGGGAACTGCGCACGCTACTTGCCCGGGCTTCCGGCCTGCTCACCGCCCTGGTGGGCGACGGGCGCACGGCGGCGATCGGGAAGGGCCTGGCGCGCATCAGAGAGGTGACTCCACGGGTGCCGCACGCCTATCTCCATTTCCTGGCCGTTGATCCTGGCCTGCAGCGTCGTGGGCTTGGCAGGAAAGTGATCGTGCCCGGCCTGCGCCGCGCGGAGCGCGCCGGTCTAGGCGTCCACTTGGAGACGACCAACACGGAGAATCTCGCGTTCTACCAACGTCTCGGCTTCGAGGTCAGCGAAAGCCTCCGGCTCTCGGAGGGCGGGCCGACCCTGTGGGCGATGTGGCGGGCACCTCGGATCACCGGAGAGTGA
- a CDS encoding M20/M25/M40 family metallo-hydrolase: MAELDVVALASDLIRIDTTNRGGGDCVERPAAEYVAQRLEEVGVSATLLESAPGRTNVVARIPGSEPELPGLLVHGHLDVVPADAADWSVHPFSGEVRDGVLWGRGAVDMKNMVAMTLSVVRSWSTAGRQPRRDIVLAFTADEEDTGAYGAGFLADKHPEFFEGCTEGISESGGYTFHANGCRLYPIGAAERGTAWLKLTARGTAGHGSKVNRDNAVGALAAAMNRINEYQWPVRLTPTVREALVQIGAALGVKVEPDDAGFDVDAVIEQLGPARRLVESTVRNSTNPTMLEAGYKVNVIPGVATGHVDGRVLPGTEDEFEKTIEELTGPRVDWDYYHREVPLSAPVDSPTFAAMVDSLLAEDPDGYVVPYCMGGGTDAKQFSRLGIAGYGFAPLKLPPEFDYGALFHGVDERVPVQALEFGARVLDRFLADVG, encoded by the coding sequence ATGGCTGAACTCGATGTCGTTGCGCTCGCTTCCGACCTGATCCGAATCGACACCACCAACCGCGGCGGCGGTGACTGCGTGGAACGCCCTGCTGCCGAATACGTCGCGCAACGTCTCGAAGAGGTGGGCGTCAGCGCGACCCTGCTGGAGTCTGCCCCCGGCCGGACCAACGTCGTCGCCCGGATCCCCGGCTCGGAACCTGAGCTTCCGGGTCTGTTGGTACACGGCCATCTGGACGTCGTTCCGGCCGACGCGGCGGACTGGAGCGTCCACCCGTTCTCCGGCGAGGTCCGCGACGGCGTCCTCTGGGGCCGCGGAGCGGTAGACATGAAGAACATGGTCGCCATGACCCTCAGCGTGGTGCGTTCCTGGTCCACGGCCGGCCGTCAGCCGCGTCGCGACATCGTGCTGGCCTTTACCGCGGATGAGGAAGACACCGGCGCCTACGGCGCCGGCTTCCTGGCCGATAAGCACCCGGAGTTCTTCGAAGGCTGCACCGAAGGCATCAGCGAGTCGGGTGGGTACACCTTCCACGCCAACGGGTGCCGGCTGTACCCGATCGGGGCCGCCGAACGCGGAACTGCCTGGCTCAAGCTGACCGCTCGCGGTACGGCCGGGCACGGATCGAAGGTCAACCGCGACAACGCCGTCGGGGCGCTGGCCGCCGCGATGAACCGGATCAATGAGTACCAGTGGCCGGTGCGGCTGACCCCTACTGTCCGAGAAGCCCTTGTGCAGATCGGGGCCGCCCTTGGGGTGAAGGTCGAACCGGACGACGCCGGGTTCGACGTTGATGCCGTCATCGAGCAGCTAGGCCCGGCTCGGCGGCTGGTCGAGTCGACGGTCCGAAATAGCACCAACCCGACCATGCTGGAGGCCGGCTACAAGGTCAACGTGATTCCCGGTGTGGCGACCGGGCACGTGGACGGACGTGTGCTCCCGGGGACCGAAGACGAGTTCGAGAAGACGATAGAGGAACTCACGGGTCCGCGGGTGGACTGGGACTACTATCACCGCGAGGTTCCGCTGTCGGCCCCCGTCGACTCACCCACGTTTGCGGCCATGGTCGACTCCTTACTGGCCGAGGACCCTGACGGCTATGTGGTGCCCTACTGCATGGGTGGCGGTACCGATGCCAAGCAGTTCTCCCGGCTGGGTATCGCCGGTTACGGATTCGCCCCGCTCAAGCTGCCGCCGGAGTTCGACTACGGTGCCCTGTTCCACGGTGTGGACGAGCGTGTTCCGGTGCAGGCACTCGAGTTCGGCGCCAGGGTTCTCGACCGTTTCCTGGCCGACGTCGGCTGA
- a CDS encoding S9 family peptidase, translating to MSEVVPHGAWPSPIDAPTVTGIHGKPGWVSVADSHLWWVEPVPAEGGRVALVRGSVAGDSRRDVVLPAPWNVRSRVHEYGGRPYVVVPSGGVGPEVVFAEFSDQRLYRYRPGADAAPQPLTPAPARHAGYRYVEPIVGPGASEIWCIREEHTGPAPTDVTRAIVAVPLDGSAAADPAGVRVLVTDRHFLACPRRSPDGRQLSWIGWGHPAMPWDSTELRVATIGADGVVGPPGTVAGGPDEAVVQAEWELPDTLLYVSDPDGWWNLHRVQLNDAGRPVGDAVNLCRREEEFGGALWVLGMQWFQPLSDGRVAVVHGRSSTRLGVLDTATGDLTDVAGDHTEWAATLAGSGATVYGVAASHDRPYQVTAADVVGLQTLSHEPEALAPVDEALLPHPSARTFSGKDGREIHASVYPPRNEYVAAPDGELPPYVVFVHGGPTSRAPMVYDLEVAYFTSRGIGVVEVNYGGSTGHGRAYRNRLRESWGVVDVEDCAAVAQALVDDGLADPARLAIRGGSAGGWTTAAALAFTDVFRCGVIMFPILDLAGWRTGETHDFESQYLESLIGAWPATAQRYRDRSPSNHLDQIAVPFLLLQGLEDEICPPVQAERFVAAMAGRGIPHAYLTFEGEQHGFRQKETIVTALEAELSLYAQTFGFEPAGDVPRLQLTT from the coding sequence ATGTCTGAAGTCGTCCCGCACGGTGCGTGGCCGTCGCCAATCGACGCTCCGACGGTCACCGGGATTCACGGCAAGCCGGGCTGGGTGAGCGTTGCCGATTCACACCTCTGGTGGGTCGAACCAGTGCCGGCCGAAGGAGGCCGGGTTGCATTGGTGCGGGGATCTGTCGCGGGTGATTCGCGCCGAGACGTCGTGTTGCCGGCTCCGTGGAATGTACGTAGCCGGGTGCATGAGTACGGCGGGCGCCCGTACGTCGTGGTCCCCTCCGGCGGAGTAGGTCCAGAGGTCGTCTTCGCCGAGTTCTCCGATCAACGCCTGTACCGGTACCGGCCCGGGGCCGACGCCGCGCCGCAACCGCTGACCCCTGCCCCCGCCCGCCATGCGGGTTACCGCTATGTCGAACCGATCGTCGGACCCGGTGCCAGTGAGATCTGGTGCATTCGTGAGGAGCACACCGGCCCGGCGCCCACCGACGTGACGCGGGCGATAGTGGCGGTGCCGCTCGACGGATCGGCAGCGGCCGACCCGGCAGGCGTGCGGGTGCTCGTCACGGACCGCCACTTTCTCGCGTGTCCCCGTCGTTCGCCGGACGGCCGGCAGCTTTCCTGGATCGGCTGGGGCCATCCCGCCATGCCCTGGGACTCGACCGAGCTGCGGGTAGCCACCATCGGCGCCGACGGCGTCGTCGGCCCGCCCGGTACCGTGGCAGGAGGCCCGGACGAGGCCGTCGTTCAGGCCGAGTGGGAGTTGCCGGACACGTTGCTTTACGTCTCCGACCCTGACGGCTGGTGGAACCTGCACCGGGTCCAGCTGAACGATGCCGGGCGCCCGGTCGGCGACGCGGTCAATCTGTGCCGCCGCGAGGAAGAGTTCGGCGGAGCGTTGTGGGTACTGGGCATGCAGTGGTTCCAGCCCCTGAGCGACGGCCGGGTCGCCGTTGTACACGGCCGGTCGTCGACCCGCCTCGGCGTGCTCGACACCGCCACGGGGGATCTGACGGACGTGGCGGGCGACCACACCGAGTGGGCGGCGACGCTCGCCGGGTCCGGAGCCACTGTCTACGGGGTCGCGGCCAGCCATGACCGCCCGTACCAGGTGACCGCCGCCGACGTCGTGGGGCTTCAGACGCTCAGCCACGAGCCGGAGGCGCTCGCGCCGGTCGACGAGGCGCTGCTGCCGCATCCGTCGGCGCGGACGTTCTCGGGCAAGGACGGCCGCGAGATCCACGCCAGTGTGTATCCGCCGCGCAATGAGTACGTCGCGGCTCCCGACGGTGAGCTGCCGCCGTACGTTGTCTTCGTGCACGGCGGGCCCACCAGCCGGGCACCGATGGTGTACGACCTTGAGGTCGCCTACTTCACCAGCCGCGGGATCGGTGTCGTGGAAGTCAACTACGGCGGCTCGACCGGCCACGGCCGCGCCTACCGAAACCGGCTCCGGGAGAGCTGGGGTGTGGTCGACGTGGAGGACTGCGCTGCGGTGGCGCAGGCACTCGTCGACGACGGCCTGGCGGATCCGGCCCGGCTGGCGATCCGTGGCGGGAGCGCGGGAGGTTGGACCACTGCGGCCGCGCTCGCCTTCACCGATGTGTTCCGATGCGGGGTCATCATGTTCCCGATCCTCGACCTGGCCGGTTGGCGGACGGGGGAGACCCATGATTTCGAGTCGCAGTATCTGGAGAGCCTGATCGGCGCCTGGCCCGCGACGGCTCAGCGGTATCGTGATCGATCGCCAAGCAACCACCTCGATCAGATCGCGGTGCCGTTTCTTCTCCTGCAAGGGCTCGAGGATGAGATCTGCCCGCCGGTGCAGGCCGAGCGTTTCGTCGCGGCGATGGCTGGGCGTGGAATCCCGCACGCCTACCTGACCTTCGAGGGCGAACAGCACGGGTTCCGGCAGAAAGAGACAATCGTCACTGCGCTGGAAGCCGAATTGTCCTTGTACGCACAGACGTTCGGCTTCGAGCCTGCCGGAGACGTTCCCCGCCTCCAGCTGACCACCTAA
- a CDS encoding phosphatidate cytidylyltransferase, with the protein MTGTSSGSDEEPEPTSTPSERQAPRAGRDLRAATAVGVGLGALVISTLFLYPPAFAGLVVVVMILAVWELSQAFLSRGVAIPLVPILIGTALMLIGTFVAGTSPLVVGLGLTVVAICVWRLGDPATGYVRDVSAGVFTAVYVPFLAGFAMLMMRADDGHWQVMALLLVVVASDTGGYFTGILIGKHPMARTVSPKKTWEGFSGSLLLGTGAGIAVAVLAFDAPWWAGVVLGIVGVVGATVGDLGESMIKRDLGVKDMSSLLPGHGGVMDRLDSLLPTAPLVWLVLTYVF; encoded by the coding sequence ATGACAGGGACTTCGAGCGGTTCTGACGAGGAGCCGGAACCCACGTCCACGCCCAGTGAGCGGCAAGCGCCACGGGCCGGCCGAGACCTTCGTGCCGCGACAGCCGTGGGTGTGGGGCTGGGCGCCCTGGTCATCAGCACGCTCTTCCTCTACCCGCCTGCCTTCGCCGGCCTCGTGGTCGTCGTCATGATCCTGGCGGTCTGGGAGCTGTCTCAGGCTTTCCTGTCGCGTGGCGTCGCCATTCCGCTGGTGCCTATTCTGATCGGCACGGCGCTGATGCTGATCGGCACATTCGTCGCGGGCACGTCGCCGCTCGTGGTCGGGCTCGGGCTGACCGTTGTCGCCATCTGTGTGTGGCGCCTCGGCGACCCCGCCACGGGTTACGTCCGTGACGTCAGCGCCGGCGTATTCACGGCGGTGTACGTGCCGTTCCTGGCCGGCTTCGCGATGCTGATGATGCGCGCCGACGACGGCCACTGGCAGGTCATGGCTCTGCTGCTGGTTGTGGTGGCTTCGGACACCGGCGGATACTTCACCGGCATCCTGATCGGCAAGCATCCCATGGCCCGCACCGTCAGCCCCAAGAAGACGTGGGAGGGCTTCAGCGGCTCGCTGCTGCTCGGAACAGGTGCCGGCATCGCCGTGGCCGTGCTGGCCTTCGACGCGCCATGGTGGGCCGGCGTCGTGCTGGGAATCGTCGGCGTCGTCGGCGCCACCGTCGGCGATCTCGGTGAGTCGATGATCAAACGTGATCTCGGTGTCAAGGACATGAGTTCGTTGCTGCCTGGCCATGGAGGCGTGATGGATCGCCTTGACTCGCTGCTGCCGACCGCGCCACTGGTTTGGCTGGTGCTCACGTACGTCTTCTAG
- a CDS encoding M55 family metallopeptidase, producing the protein MKYLVSADMEGATGVTWPADVEPGTAAWQRCRPMFTSDVNAAIAGLFDGGAREVLVNEAHATMRNLLLEELDHRAEMITGRHKALTMVEGVQQGDIDGVVFLGYHAGAGTEGVLAHTYLANSITGVWVDDRPASEGYLNSLVTAEYGAPVVLVTGDDQACADAASYAPQAQTVAVKDYVSRYAARCRPLARTFADIRSAAKAATALAGRHDPPGPRRFRVEVEVDATQLADFACMVPTVGRTGPRRVGYEATSAYEMIRCFKAVTTLISNAIEQDYG; encoded by the coding sequence GTGAAGTATTTGGTATCAGCGGACATGGAAGGGGCCACGGGCGTCACATGGCCGGCTGATGTCGAGCCGGGAACGGCGGCCTGGCAGCGGTGCCGGCCGATGTTCACCTCAGACGTGAACGCGGCGATCGCGGGGCTCTTCGACGGTGGCGCCCGGGAGGTCCTGGTCAATGAGGCACACGCCACCATGCGCAACTTGCTACTCGAAGAACTTGATCACCGTGCGGAGATGATCACCGGTCGGCACAAAGCTCTGACCATGGTCGAAGGCGTGCAGCAGGGTGACATTGACGGCGTCGTTTTCCTCGGGTACCACGCCGGTGCCGGAACCGAGGGCGTCCTGGCCCACACCTATCTCGCGAACTCCATCACCGGTGTCTGGGTAGACGACCGGCCCGCGAGTGAGGGCTACCTCAACTCGCTGGTGACAGCGGAGTACGGTGCACCCGTGGTACTGGTGACGGGCGACGACCAAGCGTGCGCGGACGCCGCGTCCTATGCGCCGCAAGCCCAGACCGTGGCGGTGAAGGACTACGTATCCCGCTATGCCGCACGCTGCCGGCCGCTGGCACGTACTTTCGCCGACATCCGGTCGGCTGCCAAAGCGGCCACCGCACTCGCCGGGCGGCACGATCCACCCGGGCCACGCCGGTTCCGCGTCGAGGTCGAGGTCGACGCGACCCAACTGGCTGACTTCGCCTGCATGGTCCCGACCGTGGGCCGGACAGGCCCACGCCGTGTGGGCTACGAGGCGACGTCGGCCTACGAGATGATCCGTTGCTTCAAAGCGGTGACCACGCTGATTTCCAACGCGATAGAACAGGACTATGGCTGA
- a CDS encoding DivIVA domain-containing protein, translated as MSREPEFRTVRMREGYDLDAVDDFVDQVIDALDGRPAGKGITPERIESEEFKVVRMREGYSMDDVDDWLDAAAAELRKMRQAQQAPQTHQYGPPTQHAPQMQRAPDAGWGAPEPPGHAAPPMAPGVPPPVSPPVYPPPAAAAPYTGFGEPAADADPLTDSAVNELDPALRALDPSYTQPVQRTHQQPAVNGYDSPSDDPSLSDVQTPSTGLHHVEIWTRDIELATRSFGWLFERLGWTLFQVWDNGRSWQSPGGGPYVVIEQSPDIAWTPYNRKAPGLNHLALAVPERWMVDRIVSEAPTYGWRLMFADQHPYAGGPHHYAAYFENEEGFEVEVATP; from the coding sequence GTGAGTCGCGAACCTGAGTTCCGTACGGTACGGATGCGGGAGGGGTACGACCTCGACGCCGTCGATGATTTCGTGGACCAGGTCATCGATGCGCTCGACGGCCGTCCGGCGGGTAAGGGCATCACACCCGAGAGGATCGAGTCCGAAGAGTTCAAGGTCGTCCGCATGCGCGAGGGCTACTCGATGGACGACGTCGACGATTGGCTGGATGCCGCTGCCGCGGAGCTGCGCAAGATGCGCCAGGCCCAGCAGGCGCCGCAAACCCACCAATACGGGCCGCCCACCCAGCACGCGCCGCAGATGCAACGTGCACCGGACGCCGGCTGGGGTGCGCCCGAGCCTCCTGGGCATGCCGCGCCGCCCATGGCTCCGGGGGTCCCGCCCCCGGTGAGCCCGCCGGTCTACCCGCCGCCAGCCGCGGCGGCGCCGTATACGGGCTTCGGTGAGCCGGCGGCCGACGCCGACCCGCTGACCGACTCCGCGGTCAACGAACTCGATCCTGCCCTGCGTGCACTCGACCCGTCCTACACTCAGCCGGTTCAGCGCACTCACCAACAGCCGGCGGTGAACGGCTATGACTCTCCTTCGGACGACCCCTCGCTGTCCGATGTTCAGACGCCCTCCACGGGACTGCACCACGTCGAGATCTGGACCCGGGACATCGAGCTGGCCACCCGCTCGTTCGGGTGGCTGTTCGAGCGTCTGGGCTGGACGTTGTTCCAGGTATGGGACAACGGCCGGTCGTGGCAGTCGCCGGGTGGCGGTCCGTACGTCGTGATCGAGCAGTCGCCGGATATCGCCTGGACGCCGTACAACCGCAAGGCACCTGGGCTGAATCACCTGGCGCTCGCGGTGCCGGAGCGGTGGATGGTCGACCGGATCGTGTCCGAGGCGCCCACCTACGGCTGGCGGCTGATGTTCGCTGACCAGCACCCTTATGCGGGTGGGCCGCACCATTACGCCGCCTATTTCGAGAACGAAGAAGGCTTCGAAGTGGAGGTCGCTACGCCATAG
- the frr gene encoding ribosome recycling factor, whose translation MIEETLFEAEEKMEKAVSVGKEDFASIRTGRAHPSLFNKILVDYYGAPTPINQVASFHVADARMITVHPYDKSSMAAVERAIRDSDLGVNPSNDGQVIRVVLPQLTEERRKEYIKLAREKAEGIRVSIRNIRRHAKETLEKLVHDGEVGEDEAGRAEKQLETLTKNHVDQVDELLKHKEAELLEV comes from the coding sequence GTGATCGAGGAAACACTCTTCGAGGCCGAAGAGAAGATGGAAAAGGCGGTATCGGTCGGCAAGGAGGACTTCGCCTCGATCCGGACCGGACGGGCTCATCCTTCTCTCTTCAACAAGATCCTCGTCGACTATTACGGGGCGCCGACACCCATCAACCAGGTGGCGTCATTCCATGTGGCCGACGCCAGGATGATCACCGTGCATCCCTATGACAAGAGCTCGATGGCGGCCGTCGAACGAGCCATCCGGGACTCCGACCTCGGTGTCAACCCCTCCAACGACGGCCAGGTCATCCGTGTGGTGCTGCCGCAGCTGACCGAGGAGCGCCGCAAGGAGTACATCAAGCTGGCCCGCGAGAAGGCGGAAGGGATCCGGGTTTCCATCCGTAACATCCGCCGGCACGCGAAGGAGACGCTCGAGAAGCTCGTCCACGACGGCGAGGTGGGCGAGGACGAAGCCGGGCGCGCCGAGAAGCAGCTGGAAACGCTGACCAAGAACCACGTCGATCAGGTCGACGAGTTGCTGAAACACAAAGAAGCCGAGCTGCTTGAGGTCTAG
- the tsf gene encoding translation elongation factor Ts translates to MPNFTAADVKKLRDATGAGMMDAKKALEESDGDFDQAVEVLRIKGAAKAAKRSAERTTANGLIAAEGAAMIELACETDFVAKNADFQELAAEIVSAAAASKPADVAALSAVTLSDGRTVGDAVAAASAVIGEKLEIRQVAVFDGAVATYLHRRSADLPPQVGVIVEYSGDNADAARDAAMQVAAMRPQYVSRDDVPADVVANERRIAEATAVEEGKPEQALPKIVEGRVNGFFKENVLVDQASVKDSKKTVGAMLDEAGVTVKRFARFDVGA, encoded by the coding sequence ATGCCGAACTTCACAGCGGCGGATGTCAAGAAACTGCGCGACGCCACCGGCGCGGGAATGATGGATGCCAAGAAGGCCCTCGAGGAGAGCGACGGCGACTTCGACCAAGCGGTCGAGGTGCTGCGGATCAAAGGTGCGGCCAAGGCCGCGAAGCGCAGCGCCGAGCGCACCACGGCCAACGGTCTGATCGCCGCGGAGGGCGCGGCGATGATCGAGCTCGCGTGCGAGACCGACTTCGTGGCGAAGAACGCTGATTTCCAGGAGCTGGCAGCCGAGATCGTCTCCGCGGCCGCGGCGAGCAAGCCGGCCGACGTCGCCGCGCTGTCCGCGGTGACGCTGTCCGACGGCCGTACCGTGGGCGACGCTGTAGCGGCGGCCTCGGCCGTCATCGGTGAGAAGCTGGAGATCCGCCAGGTCGCGGTCTTCGACGGCGCGGTCGCCACGTACCTGCACCGCCGCTCGGCCGACCTTCCGCCCCAGGTGGGTGTGATCGTCGAGTACTCCGGAGACAACGCGGACGCAGCCCGGGACGCTGCCATGCAGGTGGCGGCGATGCGTCCGCAGTACGTGTCGCGGGACGACGTGCCGGCCGACGTCGTGGCCAACGAACGGCGCATCGCCGAGGCCACGGCCGTCGAGGAAGGTAAGCCCGAGCAGGCGCTGCCGAAGATCGTGGAGGGCCGGGTCAACGGCTTCTTCAAGGAGAACGTCCTGGTCGACCAGGCGTCGGTCAAGGACTCCAAGAAGACGGTCGGTGCCATGCTCGACGAGGCCGGAGTGACCGTCAAACGGTTCGCCCGGTTCGACGTCGGCGCCTGA
- the rlmN gene encoding 23S rRNA (adenine(2503)-C(2))-methyltransferase RlmN, which produces MATDSSALKPGELQLTPVRRGKPPRHLADLDVAGRRQAVAEQGEQPFRADQLSRHYFGRLTADPEQMTDIPASTRDQLSGSLLPSLVTPVRHMETDGGSTRKTLWRLFDGSLVESVLMRYSGARERVTICVSSQAGCGMNCPFCATGQQGLTRNMSTAEIVEQVVAGARMMADGEIPGGPGRITNVVFMGMGEPMANYKAVVSATRRMTDPAPAGLGIGQRGVTISTVGLVPAIDRLADEGLSVTLALSLHAPDDELRDELVPVNTRWKVAEALDAARRYFDRTGRRVSIEYALIRDINDHAWRAEMLGRLLTERGRGWVHVNPIPLNPTPGSKWTASDPEVERTFVRTLESFGLPVTVRDTRGRDIDGACGQLATSGV; this is translated from the coding sequence ATGGCTACTGACAGCTCTGCCCTCAAACCAGGAGAACTCCAGCTGACGCCGGTGCGTCGCGGCAAGCCTCCACGCCATCTGGCCGACCTCGACGTAGCCGGGCGGCGGCAAGCCGTCGCCGAGCAAGGGGAACAGCCCTTCCGGGCTGACCAGCTCTCCCGGCACTACTTCGGCCGCTTGACGGCGGATCCGGAACAGATGACCGACATCCCCGCGAGCACCCGAGATCAGCTCAGCGGGTCGCTGCTGCCGTCGTTGGTCACTCCGGTGCGGCACATGGAGACCGACGGTGGTTCGACCCGCAAGACCCTGTGGCGGCTGTTCGACGGCTCCCTGGTCGAGAGTGTGCTGATGCGCTACAGCGGTGCTCGCGAGCGAGTCACCATCTGTGTGTCGAGCCAGGCGGGGTGTGGCATGAACTGCCCCTTCTGCGCCACCGGCCAGCAGGGACTCACTCGGAACATGTCTACTGCGGAGATCGTCGAACAGGTAGTCGCCGGGGCCCGCATGATGGCCGACGGCGAGATCCCTGGGGGACCGGGCCGGATCACCAATGTCGTGTTCATGGGTATGGGCGAGCCGATGGCCAACTACAAGGCCGTTGTGTCCGCTACCCGGCGGATGACCGATCCGGCCCCGGCCGGCCTCGGCATCGGCCAGCGTGGTGTCACTATCTCAACCGTTGGACTGGTGCCGGCGATCGATCGGCTGGCCGACGAGGGCCTTTCGGTCACACTTGCCCTGTCCTTACACGCGCCCGACGACGAGCTGCGCGACGAACTGGTGCCGGTCAACACGCGATGGAAAGTGGCCGAGGCGCTGGACGCCGCCCGGCGCTACTTCGACCGTACCGGACGGCGGGTGTCAATAGAATATGCCCTGATCAGAGACATCAATGATCACGCCTGGCGGGCCGAGATGCTGGGCCGGCTGCTGACCGAACGCGGCCGTGGATGGGTTCATGTGAACCCGATTCCGCTCAACCCCACGCCTGGCTCGAAGTGGACCGCGTCGGACCCTGAAGTGGAGCGGACATTTGTCCGGACACTTGAGAGCTTCGGCTTACCTGTTACGGTACGTGACACACGTGGACGTGACATAGATGGGGCCTGTGGACAGCTCGCAACCTCGGGCGTCTAA